The segment AAGAAGGTGACAGAACTAGAAAACCAGAATTCTTCCTCCAGCATCCACTGCTTAGAGACACTGGAAGGAGAAAAGGGTAAAGAGTTCATAGAACTTCTTCACAAACTCATACAACCAGAAACTTTGAAGAACACATCAGCCTCTACAGACTCTGAAATCTCTTCAGCAGAACCAGAGAAAGTACCCAGTTATCACAAGCCCACTGATCATCTTGAGGAAAAAACAATTTCTCCCAAAATTAAACCTCTGAAGAAAAGTAACCACCAAAATTCATTAAGAAGCTTTAAAAAAGCAAagtcaaatatttatatttacccAGACTTTAGTACATGGATCAAGCTAACTTTTGTTTATGGAGGAAAGTGGAGATTTTTCCTCAGTGCTACCAAGTTAGAGGAATTCATCCAGTGGCTTCTTTCTAGGCCAACCATCCCTCTTGAGGAACCACAACTCATAAGCCAGAGATATTGTCCATTCTCTGGGCCTATTGCGAGCTTGACCAGAATCTGTCTCTCTGTTTTCAACTATATTTACTGTCTTTTTGGTTCCTCAAAAGAGGAAGTAACTCGACTATAGAGTTATTTTCTGCTTTGCTTGGcataaaataaatgtaacctGGTCACTTCAAGCATTCACACATCTTTGTGGTTGCTATGAACTCCTTGGTAGTTTGCTCACTGGGCCCACTGTCTGAGAAGTTTCTATACATCTACAGTAACTTAAGGCATATCACCCCATTGGACCATTGTGATGGATTTTCTGTCCATCACAGACAATGTTCTTATCTTCTCAAAGGCAATTCACGAGGACTCCTCCAATTCTGTTTTCATAGATAAttggaaggaaagaatgaaggagTCAAGGGAATGAGAAACATATTTGGTGGGCCCTACGTCAGTTTTCTACACACTCTTGTCTTAGTGGCCTTTGTAGATAAGATTTGTGACACCAGAAACAGACTCTACTAACTAAATTTTAAACAGCATAGAGTGAAAAAGATACTCACTGTCAAGGCTGCTGAAGTTAGAGCTATAAAAATGAAGGGCATCAAAAAGACAAGTTATTGCAAGGAAAATCTTAATTCCAAAAATGGGATTTATCTTTCAACATCAGCTTCATCTCTAACAAACaatagaaaaggaggaaaaggctGAATATGGTATTgagtattttttacattttcatgaaATGAGACAAATACCAAGACTTGTACATTTGAAAAGGGAAAATCTGAGGAGGGATTTCTGAACCAAGTTAAATCACAATACTATGCTATCATAGATTCTTATATGGCAAGGTTTTTTTTATGTATGAGTCATACACTACAGATCCAGGGTGGGTTTCCTTTTTAGGTGGTTGCCATCATAATGTAATTTTTCCAAAGATCATCTAGAATAACTTCAAAAAAATGTTTCCTTCACCAGTTGACTCTGTAAATGAAATCAATCAATAGAGAGTCATATGCTGTTTAACTACAAATATTCTTGGTAAATGTGCTACTTCATTCTCAGTCACTAATTTGGAAGGATGGCTTTGGCAGTTAGCTAAGAACAACCTGGTTTCAAATGAGGAGAAAGGAGCTAAGGTGAGTATAGGGGAAACTATGGGAGACGTACGATGAGAAGACACTACATAGTCTCGTGCAAGTCTGGTAATAATTATACAACTTTTTTCATCTACAAATGCATTTTATTTGCTCTTTCTTTACAAATATACAGCTAAGCCATGTAcacaaataacttttaaaaccCGTCACTCTGACATAGGTGCAGCATGGGTGATAATGTCATACAACTACTTAAAGCAAGGCTCTACATGGAATGGGTTTGTTTTAAGTGAGGTAACTGTGCTAACAGAGGTAAAGTACGGTTCTGGTAAAGGCACAGAA is part of the Diceros bicornis minor isolate mBicDic1 chromosome 15, mDicBic1.mat.cur, whole genome shotgun sequence genome and harbors:
- the CCDC54 gene encoding coiled-coil domain-containing protein 54, producing the protein MYRLQTKRVKAAVGQMWTSNLSKIRQSLKNVYHKCKNQHTDSTRHPTMTSYDCDQDDVNTDEEMNLKVMLQDIKTAQIELLSQMTDIVSAVSKIREKTDFHQKQMEVLETRMDVNEDKQHTVTKDVFSMKENIDALKKKVTELENQNSSSSIHCLETLEGEKGKEFIELLHKLIQPETLKNTSASTDSEISSAEPEKVPSYHKPTDHLEEKTISPKIKPLKKSNHQNSLRSFKKAKSNIYIYPDFSTWIKLTFVYGGKWRFFLSATKLEEFIQWLLSRPTIPLEEPQLISQRYCPFSGPIASLTRICLSVFNYIYCLFGSSKEEVTRL